The stretch of DNA GTGCTGCAATCCTGCTCATGGGTCGTCTCCTTCGCATCGGGTGGGGCACGGCCCACGGCCTCGGCGGAGGGTCAGAGCTCCGCCGAGGCCCCTTGCATGAGAGGGCTGGTCCCAGAGCGAGCATGACGGGGTGTACAGCACTATGCAAGCGTGAGCGGAATATTGCTAAGCTGGTTGCCGCGCAGGTATTCCTGTCACGGTTGACTAGAGGGTGGGGCGGTGCGGACACTTCGTTGCCATAGTTCGCGCGCCAGGAGGGGGACACCGTCATGTCCACGAACCACCAGACGTTGATCACTACGGCGGGCACGGCAGACTCGCCCGACCGCAACGACTGCCCGAGTGTGCACACGCTCCCCGGCAGGGATGAGGCGTTCGTGGTCGTGCGTGATGACGTCGACGACACCGCCCGCGCGGAACTCGCCGCGGAGTACAACCCCGAGCGTGAGTTGCTCGGCACTCAACCGCGCTGGGTGCCGTGCGGACTCATGGATCTAGCAACGCTGGGCCGGTTCATGGACGACAACGTCCATCAGCGCGGTGACTGGCGGTTCCGGCTCGAGCAGCTCCCGGCATACAGCCGCGCAGGAACAGACTTTCGAGCCTGGCGGGCCGGCGACGCACCGCCGACGGCCAAGCAGGAGTGGCTCGACCAGCTGGAACGCGACGTGGCGGACGGCATCGCTCACTATCGCGTGCGGATCTTGTCCGAGGACCTGACCGATTACGAGCTGTACGCCTGCCAGCGCGGTTACGCGCTCAACAGCGCCTTCGAGCAGATCCGGGTGCTGCGCCGTGGCGAGCACAGCATCCCGAGCCTGCTCGGGACCGGTGACTACTGGGTGGTCAACCGCATCATCGTGCCCGTGATCTACCAGGCCGACGGCACGTTCGTCGGCGGCGCCTACATCGGCGCGGCCGACGAGCGTGCCGAGGCCTACCGCGACGATGCTCGCCGGCTCTGGGATGCCGCCGAGCCGTGGGCGTCATGGTGGTCGCGCCACCCCGAGTACCACGGCGCCCGACCGAGTCGAGCCGCCTAGATGCCTCCACCCGGATCGGGTCGCGATCGAATCTCGCAGCTGCTAGTCGAGATCCGAGGCGATCGCACCCAGACCGAAGCCGCCGCCCGATCCGGGCTGAGCCAAGGCAGCATCAGCAAGGCGGAACATGGTCAACGGACACCGCCGCCGAACGTCGCGGAGCGATACGCGCGCGCGCTCGACGCGACGGCGCCGCAGCGCAGCGAGCTCGTTGAACTCTGCAGGACGATCGCTGACCTCGCGGTCACCCGCCAGACTCGCATCGTTCGCAAGGGCGCCGACGCGCAGCGCCGTATCCTCGCCGTCGAGCGGCAGTGTCACGAGATTCGCTCCTGGCAGGCCGAGATCGTCCCAGGCTTGATGCAGGCGTGGGCGTACACGTTGGCCGTGATCGAACGGGTACCCGATGAGGGGTGGGCGGAGGCTCGCCGGTCCCGCCTCGCGCTACTAGACGACTCTGAGCGGACCGTGATGCAAGTGGTCCCCGAGGGCGTGCTGCGTACGGTGCTCGGCTCGCAAGAGGTGATGCAGGAGCAGCTGCAGCACCTCATCGACCTGTCCCGGCGACCGAACGTCCGGCTCGGCGTGCTTCCACACGGCCGGCCCGTGCCTCCGCTACCGCCGTCGTTCCACCTCTACGGCGACCGGATGGCGACCAACGAGACCATCGTCGGCACCGCGTTCCTTGACGAGCGCGTAGACATCGACCGGCACCGCCGCTGGTTCGATCGACTTGAGGGCGCCGCGCTGCACGATGACGAGGCTCGCCTGGTGATGCAGGACGTCCTCGCCGCGCACCGCGATTAGCCGCCCCGCGCGGATCAACCTCTGACGTCCTCGGCGCGCCTACCCTGTTCCGTCCATACGGAACGGTAGGAACTGCGCTATGGAGCGCAAGAAGGGCGGGCGGCCGTCGAAAGGCGATCGGCGACTCGTCAGCTACAAGCTCCCCACGGCGCTGCTCGCGGCGGTCCGCGAGCACGCGGCCCGCCGTGGGATGACAGTGACCGACCTGATCGGCGAGCTACTCGCGGCCGAGGTCGGTATCCCCTATCAGACGCAGGAGGGATTGCCACTGGGCAAGGCCTCATAACGACAGCGAGGCGGTCCCCGTAGGGACCGCCTCGAGTCGCGACCGTCTCGGCTTGCACCCCGAGACGGCGCAGATGCTCCGGTTGTCAGCCGGAGCGGTTCCCTCCGGTCAGGAAGGGGGCGCGCTTTCGCGTGCCCAAGATAACCCCTGCGCGCCCCGACGCGCATCCGCCACACGCCGAATCCGCCTCCGAGTTCGGCGACGGGTGGTGTCTGCCCTGCTACGAGGTCGGGTCATACGTCCTCACAGCCGACCCGACCCCGTCGCTGTGCGTCGTGCACGCCCAGAACGACCTCAGCGGCCAGAGCACCAGCGGCAGCAGCTCCACAGCGATGGCTTCCGGCGCGCATCGGCGTTCTCGGCCGCCGCGCGGCCGCGCGGCACGCCCTCCCGACAGCCGGCCTCCGGCCCGCCCGTGGGTGGGCCGGCTCACCGCCGCCCGCGGCCGCGCGCGCGGAATGGCCTACGGCCGCCGACGGGCCGCGGCCCGCGTCGCCGCCGGCCGCTACGACCCGCACCCCGGGTGGCGCCACCTGGTCGCCCCGCAGTACCGGGTGCTGCTCGAGCAGGCCGAGGCCCTGGGCGTCGTCGACGAGCTCGTCGACGCCCAGGAGTGGCGCAGCGACAAGCGCGCCGCGTGGGCGGCGATCCTGCGTCGGCTGGTGTGCAGCATGGACTGGCA from Pseudonocardia abyssalis encodes:
- a CDS encoding DUF6879 family protein is translated as MSTNHQTLITTAGTADSPDRNDCPSVHTLPGRDEAFVVVRDDVDDTARAELAAEYNPERELLGTQPRWVPCGLMDLATLGRFMDDNVHQRGDWRFRLEQLPAYSRAGTDFRAWRAGDAPPTAKQEWLDQLERDVADGIAHYRVRILSEDLTDYELYACQRGYALNSAFEQIRVLRRGEHSIPSLLGTGDYWVVNRIIVPVIYQADGTFVGGAYIGAADERAEAYRDDARRLWDAAEPWASWWSRHPEYHGARPSRAA
- a CDS encoding helix-turn-helix domain-containing protein, with product MPPPGSGRDRISQLLVEIRGDRTQTEAAARSGLSQGSISKAEHGQRTPPPNVAERYARALDATAPQRSELVELCRTIADLAVTRQTRIVRKGADAQRRILAVERQCHEIRSWQAEIVPGLMQAWAYTLAVIERVPDEGWAEARRSRLALLDDSERTVMQVVPEGVLRTVLGSQEVMQEQLQHLIDLSRRPNVRLGVLPHGRPVPPLPPSFHLYGDRMATNETIVGTAFLDERVDIDRHRRWFDRLEGAALHDDEARLVMQDVLAAHRD